AAATTTTTTTGCTCTAGCATTGCTAGAGCAACTTTGATCTAGCAGCTTGTTGTCCACTTATTTAGGGTGTTTGTGACGTCACCAAACTAAAGGATAACCATGGTtaacttttcttttttgtttgtgagTGAGACTTTTACTGCCGTGTTTTAGCCTCTAAGAAAACCCGATACTTCTGATGTTCACcttggttttggattaatattATATTTTGGCGCGAGTATATTGTTTTTGCCGCCAGAAAAATTATATCTCTCTAAATTCGTGGAATCCTGAAATCTATCAAATTATTAGGTTTTTGAACGGCATCACgtttggaaaaaaatttgatcTGAAAATTCTTCTTTTGCTAGTGAATTATTGAAGGTGCTAGATTAATCCATTTGAATTGTAGAAACTATAAATCTTCAAGACATCTCAGAACCTTAACAGGTAATTTTTCTCATCTACACCGTTTGATTGGATGAAAATGTGTTATATTAGGACTCTTTACATCCAGTCTTGTTAATTACTAATTACTTAGCATACTGTTAACTGTTTGGTGAATGTTTCGTGTGAATATGTTATAGTGAAAGATGATAACTTGTTTATGGAAATTTATCATGTTTCGTAGTGAACATGTTAATTACAGTGAATATATCCGTGTGAATATGTTAATTACCTAGCATACTTGAATCAACTATTCTCTTTATGAATCAGGTGATGGTGGTTCTTGAAACTCTCTTCCTACAGAAACATGATAACATGtctatggaaaataatttttctaTAGATTAAGGCTCGATACATGGTAGTAACAAAGAAGTGCCAGAAATTGGTATGAAATTTGATTCAGAAGAATTGGCGTATGATTATTATAATCGTTATGCTAGAAACATCAGGTTTAGTATACGAAAAGATTCAACTACTCACCGCAAAGATAAAAACTATTTCTAGAAGAGTTCTGGTCTGTTCAAATGAAGGAAAGTCTCGACAGCATCCAAGGGGATCTCCTCTGAAACGGCGCTTGCACGCACGAACAGGTTGCGAGGCAAAGTTGGTTATTAAACTTCAGAATGATGATTCAAAATACTCAATAGTAGAATTTGTGGAAAAACACAATCATGTGCTTACACGTTCAGATCAAGTGCATATGCTGAGATCACAACGGAAAATAGAGAGTTCTCAAGCAAGATTAATTGAAAATATGCACTATGCGGGTATAAGTCAAAAAAATATCTTTGCATACTTAAGTGTTGAATCGGGAGGGTATGAAAATCTGAACTTCACTCAAATGGATTGTTATAATCATATACAAAGAAGAAGGCGACAAGATATCTTAAAGAAAGGTGATGCTGAACATTTGCTAGAGTACTTTCAAGAAATGCAAAAAGATAATCCATATTTCTTTTATGCAATTGAAATGGATGCGACTGGTCAGTTGTGCAGTTGTTTCTGGAGCGATGATAAATGTAGGATGGACTACAGTTTCTTTGGTGATGTGTTGGTGTTTGACACAACATTTGGAACAAATGAATATGATAAACCGTTTTCACCTTTTGTTGGGGTCAATAATCATGGCCAAACAACTCTTTTTGGATGTGCTTTATTATTAGACGAGAGCACGGACTCATTTGTTTGGTTGTTCAAGACATTTCTGAGTGCAATGAACGGGAAACATCCGCAGAAAATTTTCACCGACCAAGCAGAGCCTATCATGAATGCAATTAAACAAGTGTTCCCAGGTACTCATCATCGGCTTTGTTTTTGGCATATTTTCCAACTGGCTGCGAAACATCTATCCCATATATTtgtaagttctgaattttttacCAAATATTTCAAGAGgtgtatatataaaaataaaaccgagGAAGAATTCGAATCAATGTGTAAATCCTTCCTTGAAAAATACAAGCTGACAGAGAATAAATGGTTGCAAACTTTATATAAGAAAAAAGAGAAGTGGGCTCAGGTATATGGTCAAGTACATTTTTGCGCTGGCATGACAACTACACAGCGCAGTGAAGGTATGAACAATTTTTTGAAGAAGTATTTTAAACGAACTTTATCGCTAAAGAGTTTCGTAGTTGAATATGACAAGGTTCTTGACAGTCGTCGTGCTAAAGAAAAAACCGAAGATTTCAAAAGCATGCAAAGAAAACCAACTTTGCATAGTCACTGGGCACTTGAAGTTCGAGCTGCAGAACGTTATCCAACAAAAATGTTTGCTTACTTCCAAAAAGAATACAAGGAAACTCTAGATTTGATTCTAGAAATTATTGATCAGGATGGATCAATATACACCTACAAGGTAACATCGTTTAAATTTTCATCTGCCCGTACTGTTACATTTAACTCCTCGGACAATTCCGTTCAATGTAGCTGTAAGCATTTTCAGTTTATGGGAATGATATGTGCCCACTCTATGAATATATTGCATACCCACCAAGTCTATGATCTCCCATCGCAATATTTTCTAAGTCGCTGGACAACATATGCAAAAAATGGTGTTGGTATTGAAGAGCCTAAGAAGCCAATTTAAGACAACAATGGATCATCTACTCTCATGTATACTGACTTGGCACGTATGGTTTTGTCTTTATCCATGAAAGGTACAAGCACCGAAACATCTAGTGCTTTTACTAAGAAGTTGTTGACTGGAGTACTAGGGGAGTTAGATAATTTTCTGAAATCAACTCCAGATGATCAAACAGAAAAGATTGTCAGTATTGCAAATGAGAACAATGAAAACTTGGGTCAAACAAGTATCCAGCTTCCGATGGGTGCTAACATAACACTGCGAGTCCCTCCAcgagtaaaaaaatcaaaaaagaagagTGGAAGAATCAAGTCACCAGTGGAGAAAGGTAAAGTGAAACGTAGGCGAAAATTAGTAATGAGGAAGGAAAAGCCAGCAAAGAAACTCAAAGAAACCCAATCGGTAGGAAAGAAATCCATCAAGACTAAAAGAGTGAcagggaaaagaaaaagaaatggtcAGCACGAGCCGGCAATGGAgaaataaataacaaagaaaaaaaatactcaaATCAAAATGGTAACAAATGATGGAAAAACAAAAAAGACCCAAAATGCAGGTGTGGTCATTATATTCATctcgttttctatttttgttatcattgctttgttttctgtttttgtatGTTTAGTTAGGTTCTTATAGATGACATCCATGGTCGAATATATTCATATACAGAAGAAATAATATATAGTGATTCAGATGTACAAGAAGTCCCACTTTCCGGTTCCATGCCATCGAgtgctttggaggttgataaaaaTGGTGTTAGTGCTTCATTACTGGGCAGTTCAAATCTGCAGCAACATTCTACGCCGTTGTCCCTTACTACTGTCCACAACTTCAAGTAGAGGTATAGAGCTAAACCCTGTTATGTGAATTAAAGTTGTTACTGGTCATGACATACATATATAACATAATTATCAACTTGTTCTATTTTTAGGAACCAATAATACTGGGAGGTGAAGGAACCCATAATGTTGTCGAAAATGTCCAATCTAACCAGAGCTTTTTAGCACTTATGTTGGAGTAATGTAGTAATGCCAAAGATATTAATTTCATCAAGGTAACTATCGATATGTGCGACAATGGTCATTTTACTATGTCTTATTAATgtttccttgaaaacaaaatgtgAACTTAACTTCAGTTGCAATCACTTCTTCAACATAATGCCATGCAGATATTTTAATATGTTTGGATGGATTTGTATAGTTTCCTTTACTCGTTGAATTTGTCCAGTTTCCAGTACACATCAAAACTCTATGTTTGCTCTTTTTAATTATTGATGTCCTCAGTTTCTGCCCAGTTTTCAGTATACAGTACATATCAAAGTAGTTTTACTTTTTATAAACACCAAATTCATTTTGCTGTAAACATTATTTTTGCAAACAAAGTTTTATTAAGATTCATCAATTAAGTTGTTGATAATTGTTGCTTTGTTTTACAGTACATGAGACATGATGTAAAGTTGGAGCTGTATTGCGTGGGAGATGTTTTCGCACACGATGATCTAAtactttatggatgattttgtaGACTTGATTTGGATTAGGAATTCTAGACTTCTTTTATAAATGTGACTTTTTTTTGTGGACTTGATTTGGATCCGATGCAAGAGTTTTCTGTCTTTTGGGTTAGTAAGTTTTACTTATACAGTTTGAGTAGAAAACGCATTCAAACTTTCCAAGATTTTTACTTATACAGTTTGATTCCGTCAGATTTATTAACACCCGACAATACGAAAGCTAAAAAAACAGCAGTGAAAAAGCTTTACCAAAGACTAGCTAATTAATCGTGGGTTTTTCTCTTAGTTAGGTGACGTCACAAACACCCTAAATAAGTGGACAACAAGCTGCTAGATCAAAGTTGCTATAGCAATGCTAGAGCAAAATTTTTTCCCTAAGTGTACTGGAGTGTTTAAGTATCACATGAAGCAGTTAACAAGAACGATGTGTCGAATTGATAGAGGGTTGGTACTTGGTAGGAAAAAGTACATAGAGATCTCAAATTTAATTGGTCGAGGTTTTAAACTATATTTTAACAATAGATTAAGTTCAGTTGGATCATTAAAAAAAAGATGAGACAATATTAGTTGTTGATGACGATGAATATTATTAGCATTAATTAAGATAATCTCTTTGACTAATCATCCAAAGCAGAATCAGCAAATATCTCTGTGGTTGAGAGGGACTCTAACATCGAATTACATGCTTGAGAAATTAAAGAATGGATTTTTAACTGTGAAAAGATTGATTCATGGGTGCGTGAACTGACATAATTAACTAGCTTTGCAAGATGCCCAAATATAGTTTCGAAGATTATTTTTTTGACCGATACTAGTTGCTATATGTTCAGCAGGTCCACAGTTAGAAGACATTCCTATAAGGGTTTTAGAGGGGTACAAGCAATCACCAGAAGGAGACAAATTAGAAAGAGAATATAGTGGGAAACATACTGagtgaaagaggaaaaaaaaacaaatggagTGAAAGACGAAGACAAAGATAATCGTGTCCATGAATCATGCTGATGATGGAAGAGAACTAAGAACAAATGGGGATGAAGGAATTAGTAACTGCTTATTCTAGCGATCTTTTGTGGTCGTTGGCAAAAAAAAGAAGTAACCATAAGTATGCAACTACACACATGTATGCACAATCatgcataataaaaaaaattatatcaacTGTCAAAATCAAATGCTAGTGGCAAATCTAGTGGAGATAGTTCAAACACAAGAAAACATGATATTCATATTTAAATTGTTACAACAATAGCAACATT
The nucleotide sequence above comes from Papaver somniferum cultivar HN1 chromosome 8, ASM357369v1, whole genome shotgun sequence. Encoded proteins:
- the LOC113305741 gene encoding protein FAR1-RELATED SEQUENCE 5-like, which codes for MLETSGLVYEKIQLLTAKIKTISRRVLVCSNEGKSRQHPRGSPLKRRLHARTGCEAKLVIKLQNDDSKYSIVEFVEKHNHVLTRSDQVHMLRSQRKIESSQARLIENMHYAGISQKNIFAYLSVESGGYENLNFTQMDCYNHIQRRRRQDILKKGDAEHLLEYFQEMQKDNPYFFYAIEMDATGQLCSCFWSDDKCRMDYSFFGDVLVFDTTFGTNEYDKPFSPFVGVNNHGQTTLFGCALLLDESTDSFVWLFKTFLSAMNGKHPQKIFTDQAEPIMNAIKQVFPGTHHRLCFWHIFQLAAKHLSHIFVSSEFFTKYFKRCIYKNKTEEEFESMCKSFLEKYKLTENKWLQTLYKKKEKWAQVYGQVHFCAGMTTTQRSEGMNNFLKKYFKRTLSLKSFVVEYDKVLDSRRAKEKTEDFKSMQRKPTLHSHWALEVRAAERYPTKMFAYFQKEYKETLDLILEIIDQDGSIYTYKVTSFKFSSARTVTFNSSDNSVQCSCKHFQFMGMICAHSMNILHTHQVYDLPSQYFLSRWTTYAKNGVGIEEPKKPI